The Brenneria rubrifaciens genome has a window encoding:
- a CDS encoding helix-turn-helix domain-containing protein yields the protein MEIARQLKIGRSTVYKVLAS from the coding sequence ATGGAGATTGCCAGGCAGCTGAAGATCGGTCGTTCGACGGTCTATAAAGTGCTGGCATCATGA
- a CDS encoding cupin domain-containing protein: MKKNGDTSGTVLSNLGMRLRHARLAQELTLKQLAQKVACSESLLSKLENEVATPSLAMLHRLARALETNISDLMAENWVTESPVLKPEQRRRKRFLQRNKQGGIELENLTYHHKGGLLQGNIHVIEPGVASDGLIEHQGEEMGFVLTGDIELYLGEETHRLSAGDSFYFPSQIPHGYCNIGKTVAHVLWVNTPVTF; this comes from the coding sequence ATGAAAAAAAATGGCGATACCAGCGGTACTGTACTATCCAATCTGGGCATGCGGTTGCGGCATGCTCGTCTGGCGCAGGAACTGACGTTAAAACAGCTGGCGCAGAAGGTGGCGTGCTCCGAAAGCCTGCTCTCTAAACTGGAAAATGAGGTGGCAACGCCGTCTCTGGCGATGTTGCACCGTTTAGCCCGCGCGTTGGAAACCAATATTTCCGACCTGATGGCCGAAAACTGGGTGACGGAATCGCCGGTGCTTAAACCGGAGCAGCGGCGGCGGAAACGGTTTTTGCAGCGTAATAAACAAGGCGGCATCGAACTGGAAAACCTGACCTATCACCATAAAGGCGGGTTGTTGCAGGGCAATATCCATGTTATCGAGCCTGGCGTCGCCAGCGACGGGCTGATTGAGCATCAGGGTGAAGAAATGGGCTTTGTGCTGACGGGCGATATCGAGCTGTATCTGGGGGAAGAAACCCACCGTTTAAGCGCTGGCGACTCCTTTTATTTTCCCAGCCAGATCCCTCACGGCTATTGCAATATCGGCAAGACGGTCGCTCATGTGCTTTGGGTCAACACCCCGGTTACGTTCTAG
- a CDS encoding DUF1989 domain-containing protein yields MSTIHYPACCEKDNGTPLGSNATLTSAISADGTPTPGETYTVPARCGCAVRLQKGQIIRIINTPGSQVCDTWLFNSEDLSEFSSMEHTRAFIDKIIPEPGDVLVTNQRRPIGTLLADTSPGVHDTLIAACDLFRYSNMGITEYHDSCADNMRLALNAIGLRAREVPQPLNLWMNTPVNPDYSISWLPAVSKAGDYVEIRAELDCIVVMSACPQDIVPINGCNPQAIHFSVTN; encoded by the coding sequence ATGAGCACAATCCACTATCCTGCCTGCTGTGAAAAAGATAACGGCACCCCGCTAGGCAGCAACGCGACCCTCACCTCGGCGATTTCGGCCGACGGCACGCCGACGCCTGGGGAAACCTATACGGTTCCGGCCCGTTGCGGCTGTGCCGTCCGCCTGCAAAAAGGCCAGATTATTCGCATCATCAACACGCCGGGCAGCCAGGTATGCGATACCTGGTTGTTCAACAGTGAAGACCTGAGTGAATTTTCTTCAATGGAACATACCCGCGCGTTTATCGATAAAATCATCCCTGAACCGGGCGATGTGCTGGTCACCAATCAGCGCCGTCCGATTGGCACGCTACTGGCCGACACCTCGCCGGGCGTCCACGATACCCTGATTGCCGCCTGCGATCTGTTCCGCTATAGCAATATGGGGATCACGGAATACCATGATAGTTGTGCGGATAATATGCGACTGGCGCTCAACGCGATCGGTCTGCGCGCACGCGAAGTTCCCCAGCCGCTGAACCTTTGGATGAATACGCCGGTTAATCCCGATTACTCGATTTCCTGGCTTCCGGCGGTGAGCAAAGCGGGCGATTATGTCGAAATCCGCGCGGAACTGGATTGCATCGTGGTCATGTCCGCCTGTCCGCAAGACATCGTGCCAATCAATGGTTGTAATCCTCAGGCAATCCATTTTAGTGTAACGAATTAA